Part of the Candidatus Lernaella stagnicola genome is shown below.
GGAGTTCGTTTCCAGCCGTCCGTTGTAGTACCACCATTCGGTGCGGAATTCCGGATGCGCGAAATGGTCGCGCGGGAAGGCGAGTCGCGCATCGGGCGAAATAGTCGGGTACCGAACCGGCGCGCTTTGACAGCCGATGGCACCCAGGACGAGCACGGCAACTGCGATGATCACGAGACGTCGCACGATGAATCTCCTATCCGAAGTCGTCGCGGACTTCCGGTTTTAACCTGGGATTGGCCCTGTGTCCAATCTCGATTACGATGGCGCGCCGTAATGAAAAGGAGTCGCATTCGTGAGTCGCTTGGCGTTTTGTTCGCTTCTCATATTGTTCACGTTGGTTTTCGCGGCCGGCGCGGCGGCCGGGCCGGTCAGCGACAAGCTCACGCCCGCGGAACTGGCGCAGGTGAAAAAGGGCGAGGTCGTCGTGCACACCGACCTCGAAGGCGGCGCCAAAGAAGGTTATGCCGCGGCCTTCGGGATCATGCGCTTCGACGACGTCAACCGTTTTTGGTCCGTTCTGTCGGATTACGACGGTTTCCCGGATTTTCTGCCGCGGGTGGAAAAAGCGGTGGCGCTCAAGAAAGAAGAAAACCGGACCTGGCTGGAGTTGACCATCAACGGCAGCATCAAGTCGGTGACGTACACGAATATTTACACGCATTATCCCGAGCGGCAGCGCAACGAGTGGGTGCTGGACACCTCCCGACCGCACGAGCCTTATACGAAGAACACGGGCTATTGGCAGTTGGAGGAGATCTCTGACGGGGTATATTTGGTCGAGCACCAAAATGCCGTGGGTGTCGATTTCGGCCCGATGGCGGTGGTCGCCAATCGCGTCATGGCCAAGATGCTCAAAAATGACCTGCCGAAGATCATCAGCAACGTGCGTCGCCGCGTGGAGTCGGGCGGCGTCTGGAAAATGAACTAACCGAACCCCATCACGGAAAACACGGTTCGTTGTTGGACGGCGCGACACGCACCGTGGCGTCTTCGCGTGTCGTGGGTATGGGCGGTGCGTCTTGCGACCCGATGAAGCTGATGTTGCGCCACGCCACGGGGCCGTCGGATACGGCGAGTTGATAGCGGGCGGGCACTTTCACCTCGACGACAAGCCGCTTGACGCCCGCCGGCAGTTTCCACTGCACGAGCGGTTGCTCGCTTTCCTGTTTCCGGTCGCGAATGATCTGCGGAGTCAGTTTGTTCGGCCCGGTCGAAACCACGAAATGGTCGGCGCGCAATCGGCTTAGGTTAGAATCTGTAAATCGGACAATGCGCACGGAAAGGAGAGGTTTTGCGAAGCGAGCCGGGTCCACGTAGATGACGAGAAAATCGTCTTGCCGCGAACAACGTTCGATCAACGAGCCGCGGTAACTGTGTTGGTAGGCCCCGAAATAGAAGTAGTCGATCCACTGCTTGGACTTCCCGGCGAACCGAGGTTTGCCTAGCGGGTTGGGACGCAGGAATTCCCGCGGCACCATGTCCCAGCGAACGGGCGATTCGGCCATTTTGATCGCCAGGCGCAGCGCTTTGTTGGTGCGCAAACGCACGGCGCGCGCATCGGCGGGTATTTCGTAGGTCACCTCAAAAATGAGTTCGTTCTTGCGTAGTTCCAAAACGTGCGGCGGAGCGAGCGGGCGACCGTCGGCGGTCACGTGCAGGGTCTCGGGCGTAAACGCCAACTCGCCGCCGGCTCGATCACCTAACACTCTCACGGCGAGCACCGGTTTACGTAGCACGTCACGATTCGGGCGGATTTCAACGATCTCATCCGGCGTCACGTCTTTCATGAAGGCGAAGGGGAAGGTTTCGACGACCTTGCCGTCGCGGATCACCGTGGCGTGGAAAGGAGCGTTCGGCGGCGCCCCCTGGTCCACGCGGACCTGCGCGCTGAACGGCGGCGGGGCCTGGTTGCTTCCGGCTTGCCCACCGCAGATACGGATGGCTATCCACGTCCCGGCCGCCAGGACTAAGGCGGTGACGATCACCAACGCCGTGATTTTTCCGCGCACGAACTCCTCCTTTGCCGTGGGATTTTAGCATTTTATACGATGTCGTCATCGCCGTCGGCGAGTTTGCGGGAGGACAGCGCTTTTTTTCCGCAAGCGCTTCACTTGACTTCCCATTTAACGGGAACACATTTCTACGTAAGAACTGTTTTTATTTGGTTGGTCAGTGCGAGTGTGCGTCACGCAGCGCGGTGCCGCGTTTCGGATTACACCCGCCAACCGACATTAAACAATCACCCTAGGAAAGGAGGCATCATGGCCCCAGACAAAGCCGAAGGCTGTGTCGCTACAGCCGAAGGACCCATCGTCCCATCGGAGGAAGACGCGACGGAAAGGACCGGCGAGCCCCCAAAAAAGGAGGTCAAAATGCAGGTAATGGTTGGTAAAAAAGCTCCGGATTTTGAAGCGACGGCGTTTTTCAACGGCGGATTCACAAATATCAAGCTCTCGGATTTTGCCGGCAAGTGGGTGTTTCTGTGTTTCTATCCGGGTGACTTCACCTTCGTTTGACCGACCGAACTGTCGGCGGTCGCCGGCAAAGCAGCGATATTTGAAACGTTGGACGTGCAAGTGATGGCTTGCAGCACCGACAGCCGTTTCGTCCATAAAATGTGGCAGGAGCAGGAACTCTCGAAGATGGTCGACGGCGGTTTTCCCTTCCCGATGCTCTCCGACGCAGGCGGGAAGATCGGCTCCGTTTATGGAGTGTATGACGAAGTGGGCGGCGTCGATGTGCGCGGCCGTTTCATTATCGACCCGGACGGCGTCGTCCAGGCCATTGAAATGTTGACCCCACCAGTGGGGCGCAAAGTGAGCGAATCGATCCGGCAACTCCAAGCCTTCCAGCATGTGCGGTCCACCAAGGGCGCCGAAGTGTGCCCGGCGGGCTGGGAACCGGGTCAACCGGTTTTGAAAGTCGGGCCGGAACTCGTGGGCAGAGTTTGGGAGGTATGGAAACCGACCGAATAGGCGACCTCGCCTTCTACGGCCCATTATCGATGTGAAATATTCCGCACGCCCCCGCCGGTTTTTCGACTCGGCGGGGGCGGTTTTTGATAAACGCCTTTTCGTGTTTAAGCTCGTCTCGTCTCTCGCCCGGGCGACTCAGCGCATTTGGGTCCCGGCCAAGTAATCTTTTGCGGCGGCGACCGCGTGGCACTTGATGCACATGCCGATTTTGCCGGCCATGGGCTTGCCCATTGCTTCCTGAATTTTGCCGTCAGGCATGCGCATTTCGTAGTACCAGTCGCCGTTTTCCGGATCGTACCCCGCTTCTTTCTTGACCATCACGGCGATTCCCTTTTTCACGCCCATCTCGAAGGGTTTGATTGAAACGGCACCGACGGGGGCTGTGAATTTCGCCTTGCCGATCATGTCCTTCAAGT
Proteins encoded:
- a CDS encoding cytochrome P460 family protein — translated: MNRRNVLALFLGLVIVLGVAWAVAGEMGPGEFKADYKTSGEFFTMMDGMKMGKSPHGKVQIWYSNDLKDMIGKAKFTAPVGAVSIKPFEMGVKKGIAVMVKKEAGYDPENGDWYYEMRMPDGKIQEAMGKPMAGKIGMCIKCHAVAAAKDYLAGTQMR
- a CDS encoding SRPBCC family protein; the protein is MSRLAFCSLLILFTLVFAAGAAAGPVSDKLTPAELAQVKKGEVVVHTDLEGGAKEGYAAAFGIMRFDDVNRFWSVLSDYDGFPDFLPRVEKAVALKKEENRTWLELTINGSIKSVTYTNIYTHYPERQRNEWVLDTSRPHEPYTKNTGYWQLEEISDGVYLVEHQNAVGVDFGPMAVVANRVMAKMLKNDLPKIISNVRRRVESGGVWKMN
- the prxU gene encoding thioredoxin-dependent peroxiredoxin (Most members of this family contain a selenocysteine.): MAPDKAEGCVATAEGPIVPSEEDATERTGEPPKKEVKMQVMVGKKAPDFEATAFFNGGFTNIKLSDFAGKWVFLCFYPGDFTFVUPTELSAVAGKAAIFETLDVQVMACSTDSRFVHKMWQEQELSKMVDGGFPFPMLSDAGGKIGSVYGVYDEVGGVDVRGRFIIDPDGVVQAIEMLTPPVGRKVSESIRQLQAFQHVRSTKGAEVCPAGWEPGQPVLKVGPELVGRVWEVWKPTE